Genomic segment of Streptomyces longhuiensis:
TCGCCTGGCTGCTCCACCACTCCCCGAACACGCTGCTCATCCCGGGGACCGCGGACCCCGGCCATCTCGAGGCCAACATCGCCGCGGGCGCGATCACGTTCGACGAGGCGACCATCACCTCGCTCGACGCGGTTGTGTCGCGCTCGGCGGACGTACGAATCGGCTGATCGACCGCGCCGGGGCCTGCGTTGTCAGACCCCTCTGCGATGGTGCTCGTACGGGGGCGGTGCGACGGACTGCTCGTGCGGGCACTGGAGGGGCGGACGATGGCACAGGTCAACAGCGGCTGGTCGGGCGTGAGGTGGGAGCACTGGCGGGACGCCGACAACATCCGGCGGCGTCTCGATCAGGGGGCCGATCCCGAAGTGTGGGGCGGAGGTAGGCCGTTGCACCGGGCGGCGGCCTTCGGCTCACCGGAGGTCGTGGCGGAACTGGCGCGACGCGTACGGGATGTGGACGCGCTCGACGACGGGACGACCGCGCTGTGGGAGGCGGTCATGGGGGACCGGCCGGACAACGCACGGGCGTTGGCCGCCGCCGGTGCCGATCCCTGGCGACCCCAGTTCGGCGGTTGGTCGCCCGGCCGGCTGAGCCTGGCCGGACCGGCGCCTGACCTCTTCCCGATGCCCGAGGGTGAACGCGGACTGACCGAGGCGGAGCGCACTGTCGCCCGGGAGGGCAGACGCCTCGTCGAGGCGCTGGGCACCTTCCACTACGAGGGCACGGGTCTCGCCTGCGTGGCCGGGATCGACGCCCAGGAGGCGATCCGCCGCCTGGAGGCGAAGCCCGCGGACGTCGAGGACCTGGAAGAACTGCTGGACGACCCCTACGCGTACGACATGGACGAGAGCCTCCGGATCATCGGAGTGACGACCGTGCCCGGCGGGTGCGTCGTCACCCAGCCCTGGGGCTATGCGCCCCAGACGCCAGGTGTGATGACCATGCTGTCCGCCGGCACCTACTCCTACGGTCTGTACGCCAACCCCAAGAGCGGCAACCAGGGCATCATCGCCCGCGACGGGGCCATCGAAGGTTCGGACCTCCACCCGGGCGGCGGACCGGACCATGGCGACACGTCGGAGGAGGTCCTGTTCGCCTACCTCTTCCAGCACAACGCCGTGGCCTACTCCTGTGCCTCTGCCGGCCTGCGCCTGACCGACGCGCGCGCCGTCCTCGGCCCACCGGACAGGTGGGTCGAACTGCCTCGGCGTGACTACTGGACGCACTCGTGACCACGGAGGTGTCCGTCATGCGTCACCGCGAGCTGGTGCGGCTCGACGCGCGGCGACGGCCGCGTACCGTTCGGCGCCGAGCCGCCGGTGCGCCCAGGGCCGGAGCCGTCAGTCGAAGAGGTCCGGCTGCTCCGCGATGATCTGGTCCCACAGCGGCCGGAGCTGGAACCACCCCGACAACGGACTGCCGATCTGCTCCCGTACCTGGAGCGCCGTCTCCCGGTCGATGAGGTACGGAGTGCCGGCTGCCATGGCCAGGAGCTGCGCCTGGCAGGAGCGCTCCATCGTGATGAACCACCAGGCGGCCTCGGCCACGCTCTGACCGACCGTCAGCAAGCCGTGGTTGGCGAGAATGACGGCCTTGTTCGGGCCGAGCGCCTCACCGATCCGCCGGCCCTCCTCGGTGTCGTTGACGACTCCGCGGAAATCCTCGTAGAGCCCGTGGTCCTCGAAGAACGCGCAGGCGTCCTGAGTGAGCGGGTCGAGCCGACGGCGGAGCGTGGAGAACGCCTTGCCGTGCACGGAGTGGGCGTGGGCCGCGGCGACGGCGTCCTCGCGGGCCTTGTGTACTTCGGAGTGGATGCAGAAGGCGGCGCGGTTGACGGGGTGGTCGCCCTCGACGACGTTGCCGTCGTGGTCGACGAGGACGAGGTCGGAGACCTTGATCTGGGTGAAACTCATGCCGAAGGGGTTGACCCAGAACCATCGCGGGTTCTCCGGGTCCCGCGCCGTGATGTGCCCCGCCACACCCTCCGAGAACCCGAACTTGCCGAACAGCCGGAAGGCCGCTGCCAGTTCCTGCTTGCGGTGCAGCCTCTCCTGCTCCACCGAGTCGAAGGTGGGCGGGAGCATCGCCTTGAACCCCGGCGGTACCGGCCCGATGCCTGTGTTGGGCGATGTCGTCGCGGCGAACGTGTCCATCGATTGCCTCCTCGTGAGCGCCGAACGGCACAGGCGCGCGTGCAGCGCCGCACCGGACAAGGGGTGGGGGCACCCGTATGCGATACAGCACCGTATGGGATACGGAGGTGTATCCGATACGGTGCTGTATCGTGGTGCGGGTCACATCGGGGTGTCGACGGACAGGGAGTGACGCGTTGCCGAAGGGGCCCACCAAGCGTCGCCCGCAGACGACGGCGCGGCTGTTGGAAGCGGCGCAGGAGACGTTCGCCGAGCGCGGCTTCTACGGAACCTCGATCGAGATGATCAGCGAGCGCGCCGGGCTCACGCGCGGCGCTTTCTACTCCAACTTCCGCAACAAGGAAGAGCTCTTCTTCGCCCTCTTCGACCTGCACGCCCAGAGCGTCGTCGACCGTCTGACGCAGGCCGTCGCCGAACTCGAGGACTCGGACGACCCCGTGCGGGCGGTGCTCGCGAGAACGGGCTCCGTCGACGCGGCCGAGCGCCGCTGGTACCTGCTGTCCACCGAGTTCACCC
This window contains:
- a CDS encoding TetR/AcrR family transcriptional regulator, translated to MPKGPTKRRPQTTARLLEAAQETFAERGFYGTSIEMISERAGLTRGAFYSNFRNKEELFFALFDLHAQSVVDRLTQAVAELEDSDDPVRAVLARTGSVDAAERRWYLLSTEFTLHAIRHPETARVLAERDRGLREEIAGILARLFAGIGRSPTVDLDSLARLTTAVHEGSLAQSLVEPDQLAPEELAVTFLPLLIDAVSEPAPPGADAPHEQPHSE
- a CDS encoding class II aldolase/adducin family protein produces the protein MDTFAATTSPNTGIGPVPPGFKAMLPPTFDSVEQERLHRKQELAAAFRLFGKFGFSEGVAGHITARDPENPRWFWVNPFGMSFTQIKVSDLVLVDHDGNVVEGDHPVNRAAFCIHSEVHKAREDAVAAAHAHSVHGKAFSTLRRRLDPLTQDACAFFEDHGLYEDFRGVVNDTEEGRRIGEALGPNKAVILANHGLLTVGQSVAEAAWWFITMERSCQAQLLAMAAGTPYLIDRETALQVREQIGSPLSGWFQLRPLWDQIIAEQPDLFD
- a CDS encoding DUF6461 domain-containing protein; the encoded protein is MVLVRGRCDGLLVRALEGRTMAQVNSGWSGVRWEHWRDADNIRRRLDQGADPEVWGGGRPLHRAAAFGSPEVVAELARRVRDVDALDDGTTALWEAVMGDRPDNARALAAAGADPWRPQFGGWSPGRLSLAGPAPDLFPMPEGERGLTEAERTVAREGRRLVEALGTFHYEGTGLACVAGIDAQEAIRRLEAKPADVEDLEELLDDPYAYDMDESLRIIGVTTVPGGCVVTQPWGYAPQTPGVMTMLSAGTYSYGLYANPKSGNQGIIARDGAIEGSDLHPGGGPDHGDTSEEVLFAYLFQHNAVAYSCASAGLRLTDARAVLGPPDRWVELPRRDYWTHS